The segment tctgttctagttctgttctagttctgttctagttctgttctagttctgttctagttctgttctagttctgttctagttctgttctagttctgttctagttctgttctagttctgttctagttctgttctagttctgttctagttctgttctagttctgttctagttctgttttagttctgttttagttctgttctagttctgctctagttctgttctagttctgttctagttctgttctagttctgttctagttctgttctagttctgttttagttctgttttagttctgttctagttctgttctagttgttctagttctgttctagttctgttccagttctgttctagttctgttctagttctgttctagttctgttctagttctgttctagttctattctagttctattctagttctattctagttctattctagttctattctagttctgttctagttttgttctagtactgttctagttctgttctagctccgttttagttctgttctagttctgttctagttatgttcatTCAATATTGCACAACAATGACGcacttatttatatattagattttatgcagaatttttaattaaaatgttattaattcatTTACTGATTCGACCtgttattttttacacaaatttccataaatattaAACAGGTCTAAGATATTTCAATAATGGTATTAAAAGTATTTAGTCGTTGTTTATCTTTAAAGCAGTAAACAGCCCTGTTTTTAAAttcatgttaatttttaaataaatctaacaaaaaaatgATTGTAACAAAATTACGGGAAACTTTTGGTATAGAGTGGAAAAAGAATATTATGGATctactaaactataaaataattaaaactggaGGCATTTATTTAGCATCTCTAATGGCAGCATATGCTTTTTATCAATGGCGAGAGGGACCCTATTACAATAAAGCCTATAAGCTAAAGGGTAAAGTTGCTATAGTAACCGGTTGCAATACGGGTATAGGTAAAGAAATTGCCTTGGAATTGGCGCGTAGAGGTGCAAAAGTCTATATGGCTTGTCGTAATTATGACAAATGTGAACAGGCGAGAAATGAAATAATTACAGAAACCGGAAATCTTGATGTATTTAATCGTACTTTAGACTTAGCTTCTTTAGAGTCCATTAGACAATTTGTTCGAGATTTCTTGTTGGAAGAAACTCACTTGGATATACTCATCAATAATGCTGGAATATGTTGTGTAAAACGTAGCCTAACTGTCGATGGTTTCGAACAGCACTTGGGTGTTAATCACTTGGGACACTTTctgttaacaaatttattattggatattttgaaaaaatctgcTCCTAGTCGTATAGTAGTGATGTCATCGATTATACATTATGTGGCCTCCATTAAGAAGGAAGATTTAAATAGTGAACATCATTACAATAAAATGTTGGCTTATGCTCAAAGTAAATTGGCCAATATATTATTTACACGCAAATTATCACAACTACTCCAGGGATCTGGAGTTACTGTTAATTGTTTACATCCTGGAGTGGTGAGAACAGATTTATGGCGTAATGAAGCTATATTGGATTTACTAAATATTATGTTTAGTTGGTTACTTTTACGTTCCCCAAAAGGTGGAGCACAAACAGCTTTATATTTAGCCATCGATCCGGAGCTAAAGGACAAAAGTGGTGATTATTATAATAGAATGAAAAAGACTGAAGTAGCAGCGAAGGCAAAGGATGAAGCAATGGCGGATTGGTTGTGGCAAGAAAGTGAAAAATTAGTGGGTTTGAATAcggaaatttaaagaattatggAATAACACAcagatgtttaataaaaattttgaaaattaaaaaaaaaataatttcgattTTCTAAGTTAAgcaattaagaaaatgtttgaaataatgaaaatgtgaTAAACTGTAAAAAAAGCCTTATGAAGTGtagatttttaaagttattatggATTAAGAAGTCAATATAGACTAACCTAAAGTGTACACTATAGGATAGTTTAAAGtcataactatagtctagtccataatctagatTTTAGTCTGCTATAAAGTCTGGACCTTACACAATCaaggattagtctataatctggactatatttaagtatatttattcCAGTTGTGTtttagtgctgttctagttctgttctagttctgttttgttccagttctgtttaagttccgtcctagttctgttctagttctattctagttaattgtagttctattctagttctgttttagttctgttctagttctgttctagttctgttctagttctgttctagttctgttctaggtctgttctagatctgttctagttctgttctagttctgttctagttctgtttctgttctagttctgttctagttctgttctagttctgttctagttctgttctagttctagttctgttctagttctgttctagttctgttctagttctgttctagttctgttctagttctgttctagttctgttctagttctgttctagttctgttctagttctgttctagttctgttgtagttatgttcaagttctgttctagttctgttctagttctgttctagttctgttctagttctgttctagttctgttctagttctgttctagttctgttctagttctgttctagttctgttctagttctgttctagttctgttctagttctgtttctagttctgttctagttctgttctagttctgttctagttctgttctagttctgttctagttctgttctagttctgttctagttctgttctagttctgttctagttctgttctagttctgttctagttctgttctagttctgttctagttcttttctagctcttttctagttctgttctagttctgttctagttctgtttttgttctgtgctagttctgttctagttctgttctagttctgttctagttctgttctagttctgttctagttctgttctagttctgttctagttctgttctagttctgttctagttctgttctagttctgttctagttctgttctagttctgttctagttctgttctaattctgttctagttctgttctaattctgttctagatctgttctagttctgttctagttctgttctagttctgttctagttctgttctagttctgttctagttctgttctagttctgttctagttctgttctagttctgttctagttctgttctagttctgttctagttctgttctagttctgttctagttctgttctagttttgttctagttctgttctagttctatattttagtctatagtctagtctatagtctagtctatagtctagtctaaagtctagtctatagtctagtctatagtctagtctattatctagtctagtctagtctatagtctagtctatagtctagtctattatctagtctagtctatagtctagtctatagtctagtctatagtctagtctatagtctagtctatagtctagtctattatctagtctagtctatagtctagtctatagtctagtctatagtctagtctatagtctagtctatagtctagtctatagtctagtctatagtctagtctatagtctagtctatagtctagtctatagtctagtctatagtctagtctttagtctatagtctagtctatagtctagtctttagtctatagtctagtctatagtctagtctatagtctagtctatagtctagtctatagtctagtctatagtctagtctatagtctagtctatagtctagtctatagtctagtctatagtctagtctatagtcttgtctaaagtctagtatatagtttggtctataatctactctaaagtctggtatatagtctagtctttagtctagagtatagtctagtctatagtctggtctatagtcaaggttcaagtcaagtctataatctggtttacagtctagtctatagtctagtctatagtccctagagtatagtttatagtctagtctacattctagtttatagtctagtctagcctatagtccagtctatagtctagtctatagtctagtctatagtctagtctatagtctagtctatagtctagtctatagtctagtctatagtctagtctatagtctagtctatagtctagtctatagtctagtctatagtctagtctatagtctagcctatagtccagtcaatagtctagtctatagtctagtctatagtctagtctatagtctagtctatagtctagtctatagtctagtctatagtctagtctatagtctagtctatagtctagtctatagtctagtctatagtctagtctatagtctagtctatagtctagtctatagtctagtctatagtctagtctatagtctagtctatagtctagtctatagtctagtctatagtctagtctatagtctagtctatagtctagtctatagtctagtctatagtctagtctatagtctagtctatagtctagtctatagtctagtattagtctagtctatagtctagtctttagtctagtctatagtctaatctatagtctagtctatagtctagtctatagtctagtctatagtctagtctatagtctagtctatagtctagtctatagtctagtctatagtctagtctatagtgtagtctatagtctagtctatagtctagtctatagtctagtctatagtctagtctatagtctagtctatagtgtagtctatagtctggtctataggctaggataaagtctagtctatagtctggtctatactctagtctatagtctagtttataatctatagCCCAGGCTATAGAGATGTAAATAGTCTAttctccagtctagtctataatttaggctgtagtctagtctgtagtttagtctatattctagtttgtaGCATACTCCCtagtattatatatattttttatgtattttttccttaaatatttgattttatttcaaattttttgatACTCTAACATTCTAAATATAATATCGAAGCCCAACATAAATAATATGATTAACATTAGTGTCTAATTAGTTATGTAGCATTatgaatgtttaaatataaaagatacTAAATAAACTGATAGGCAGACAGTTATAGAAAAAacgaaattatgaaaaaaggaagaaaaaaaaacaaactaggATAGTGTTAATATGACAAGACTTTAATGATGTTCATTATTATAATGAGCCTAATAATGATGATGGTTTTGAAAGTTTTCCAACAGTAGTAGTTAGTTTTagctgttttgttgttgttctaggAGGATGTCAGTGGTGGGGGTGTTAATGACTGGGAattcatttatttgtaaatgACTGACAGTCAGTAGTTGTGTTCTTGCTATCactactactactgctgctgctgctatacTTATTAACTcattttattcatttcattCTGGCGTTGTTTTAATAATGGACTCCCCAGAGatcttaataaaaagaaaaaaataataaaaagaaaaaaaaaaactaaagtctgACTAATGAAAgtttgtgtgagtgtgtgttatATGAAAAATGGCAAACCATGTCATGATGACATAGTTTTGGTGTCATTTGAAtggaaataaaatgtaatagatttacaaaacaaaaataaacaagaaaacatcATGTTTATTTGCTCttggtttgttgttgttttttaggcaatttaattaagtaattaagATGTTAATGAATAATTATGCAGCTGGAAACAAGCAACAAGTTTCCAACGGAGTATAAAGATATTAACTCAACATGGATATATAAAACGACTAAGGaattaaaattacaagaaatttaatttaagatttttttaaagaggaCATTAGCTTAATCAAAAGGAGGCCAATTATTTGCTATAATATCTCTATTTTTGAATTTCTAATAATATTTCCTTTATTGAgaaatataaatcatttttaaacatGTTCCTAGACATTTCATTTTAACCCACAAATGATGATAGCTGTTTGAAGAATcccttttcaaaatataaatttgttccgCTCAAATAGTGGCACttgaaaggaaaatataaaagaggGTTGCGAAAAAACAGTTATGTTATAGCAATTGTCTAGCATAACTCTTGACATGGGCTAATTTTTTATGGTTGTTTGGCCACTACAAATGAAATGggtcaacatttttaaaatgaaaactaatttgcacacaaaaagagaaaaatatgagacaattataaagatatttttcaaaaactacaacagaactaaaacagaactagaacggaactcgaacagaactagaacagaacctgaacagaactagaactagaacagaactataacagaactagcaAAGAACTatatcagaactagaacagaactagaacagaaccagaacagaactagaacagaactagaacagaactagaacagagctaggacagaactagaacataactagaacagaactagaacagaactagaacggaactagaaaagaactaaaacagaacagaactagaacagaactagaacagaactggaacagaactagaacagaactagaacagaactagaacagaactagaacaaagctagaacagaactagaacagatctagaacagaactagaacagaactagaacagaactagaacagaactagaacagaactagaacagaactagaacagaactagaacNNNNNNNNNNNNNNNNNNNNNNNNNNNNNNNNNNNNNNNNNNNNNNNNNNNNNNNNNNNNNNNNNNNNNNNNNNNNNNNNNNNNNNNNNNNNNNNNNNNNgactatagactagaatatagtccagactatagactagcctatagtcccgactatagactagcctatagtccagactatggactagcctatagtccagactatagactagcctatagtccagactatagactagcctatattccagactatagactagcctatattccagactatagactagatcagtccagactataggctagcctatgttccagactatagactagcctatattccatactatagactaggctatagattagagaATAATAAATTCCTTTGACTAAGCAATAGTCCGAACCATAAACTGAACATTAGATCAGTTTATGGACAAGATCACTATAATGTTTCTCACTCTGGCTACTCTAGCTTTTTCTTTTCCTCTCTGCCTCTCCcttgctctctctctctcttaccaTCTCTTAAGATTTCTCTCTGTTTACTTCTTTACATAAACCATTGTTAAACAACTGTTATGATCAGGGCAACACATTTACGTCGCCACTGAACATAACAGCTGTACTGTAAAACGCAGTTAAACACTGAACTTtgtatgaatttaaattaattgccaattaaattaaaattaaatactttaatggtttaattacataaaatttttataaacacaacaaattaaaatgtaaatattgtttctctcaaaattaaaattttattgattctTCGGTACGATCCCTCAAGGCAGCATGACAGTAGAAGAATTGCTTAAATTTCTATTGGATCGCTATCAGAGTTTTAAAAGTGAGCCCTTGGTTGAAGCCATATGTTGGTGTATACTAACGTCCTTGGCTATGTTTGCTTTTTATAAATGGCGTGAGGGACCTCGTTATACAAAGGAAACACGTTTAGATGGTAAAGTGGTGCTGATAACTGGCTGTAATACCGGCATAGGCAAAGAAACTGCTTTGGAATTGGCTAAAAGAGGAGCTAAAGTTTATATGGCTTGTCGTAGTTTCGAGAAATGTGAAGAGGCTAGAATGGAAATTATAAAGCTTTCCGGCAATCATCAAATAATCAATCGTTCTTTAGATTTATCTTCACTAAGATCGATAAGAGAATTTGCGGCGAATTTCTTAAGAGAGGAGACACGTCTGGATATTTTGATTAATAATGCAGGAATACTTAGAACGAAACGCCAACTTACTCCAGATGGTTTTGAACAACATTTAGCAGTCAATCATTTGGGTCACTTTCTTTTAACCAATTTACTTCTGGACCTAATCAAAGCCTCTGCCCCTAGTCGTATAATAGTCGTCAGTTCATTAGCTTATATTCTGGGTAATTTTGATAAGGCAGATATAAATATTGTAAGGGGATTTACACCTTACAAATCCTATGGACGCAGTAAATTggccaatattttatttacccgAAAATTGTCAAGTCTTCTAAAGGAGTCGAATGTTAGTGTTAATTGTCTACATCCAGGCGTAGTACAAACGGAATTAATGCGTCATGATCCAGTTTTG is part of the Lucilia cuprina isolate Lc7/37 chromosome 3, ASM2204524v1, whole genome shotgun sequence genome and harbors:
- the LOC111683900 gene encoding retinol dehydrogenase 11-like, producing MIVTKLRETFGIEWKKNIMDLLNYKIIKTGGIYLASLMAAYAFYQWREGPYYNKAYKLKGKVAIVTGCNTGIGKEIALELARRGAKVYMACRNYDKCEQARNEIITETGNLDVFNRTLDLASLESIRQFVRDFLLEETHLDILINNAGICCVKRSLTVDGFEQHLGVNHLGHFLLTNLLLDILKKSAPSRIVVMSSIIHYVASIKKEDLNSEHHYNKMLAYAQSKLANILFTRKLSQLLQGSGVTVNCLHPGVVRTDLWRNEAILDLLNIMFSWLLLRSPKGGAQTALYLAIDPELKDKSGDYYNRMKKTEVAAKAKDEAMADWLWQESEKLVGLNTEI
- the LOC111683892 gene encoding retinol dehydrogenase 13-like; this encodes MTVEELLKFLLDRYQSFKSEPLVEAICWCILTSLAMFAFYKWREGPRYTKETRLDGKVVLITGCNTGIGKETALELAKRGAKVYMACRSFEKCEEARMEIIKLSGNHQIINRSLDLSSLRSIREFAANFLREETRLDILINNAGILRTKRQLTPDGFEQHLAVNHLGHFLLTNLLLDLIKASAPSRIIVVSSLAYILGNFDKADINIVRGFTPYKSYGRSKLANILFTRKLSSLLKESNVSVNCLHPGVVQTELMRHDPVLNFLRFILSKFLFRSTKGGAQTTLFLALDPEVQFKTGGFYDKMKLYPLLAKAKDDDMADWLWLESEKMVGLRASTTNF